The following proteins come from a genomic window of Natrinema saccharevitans:
- a CDS encoding translation initiation factor eIF-1A: MTEDSGRRNLRMPNNDEVFAVVTEHLGGNHVQLRCEDGKERLGRIPGRMKYRTWIEQDDIVVAEPWDWQDEKATIEWRYTGQDADQLRREGHID; the protein is encoded by the coding sequence GTGACAGAAGACTCCGGGCGACGGAACCTCCGTATGCCCAACAACGATGAAGTATTCGCCGTCGTAACCGAACACCTCGGTGGCAACCACGTCCAACTGCGGTGTGAAGACGGCAAGGAACGGCTCGGCCGCATCCCCGGGCGCATGAAATACCGCACCTGGATCGAGCAAGACGACATCGTCGTCGCCGAGCCGTGGGACTGGCAGGACGAGAAAGCCACCATCGAGTGGCGCTACACCGGCCAGGACGCGGATCAACTGCGTCGCGAAGGCCACATCGATTGA
- a CDS encoding DUF7556 family protein: MTPEATPVGREADRASDVVAAVDEIDGQPHLVIADIARDDAWVAMAESAAVTVEDHR, translated from the coding sequence ATGACGCCCGAAGCGACACCGGTCGGACGAGAGGCGGACAGGGCGAGCGACGTCGTCGCCGCGGTCGACGAGATCGACGGTCAGCCGCACCTCGTGATCGCCGACATCGCTCGAGACGACGCGTGGGTCGCGATGGCCGAATCGGCGGCCGTCACCGTCGAAGACCACCGGTAG
- a CDS encoding SDR family NAD(P)-dependent oxidoreductase, with protein sequence MDGTTAVVTGGTRGIGRAVAEAFAADGATVVVGARNAEEVTATVDELERAGATADGHRTDVRDEYDVERLTETAARAGTASGIDVVVPAAGVYHGEPGETPTDDESYAAFDDHWRTNGRGAYATIRESLPHLTDGARVLVPTGAVARDGSAGYGSYAISKATAEAVARGFAADTEYVVGCLDPGIVATELSGGTGRDPASVAPMFVWAATEAAPETVDGEIVGLREWKGTTR encoded by the coding sequence ATGGACGGAACGACAGCCGTCGTGACCGGCGGCACTCGCGGAATCGGCCGGGCCGTCGCCGAGGCGTTCGCGGCCGACGGAGCGACCGTCGTCGTCGGCGCTCGAAACGCCGAGGAGGTCACAGCGACCGTCGACGAACTCGAGCGCGCGGGCGCGACCGCCGACGGGCACCGAACCGATGTCCGGGACGAGTACGACGTGGAGCGGCTGACCGAGACCGCCGCGCGGGCGGGAACCGCGAGCGGGATCGACGTCGTCGTCCCCGCGGCGGGCGTCTATCACGGCGAGCCGGGGGAGACGCCGACGGACGACGAGTCGTACGCGGCGTTCGACGATCACTGGCGGACGAACGGCCGCGGCGCGTACGCGACGATCCGCGAGTCGCTGCCCCACCTGACCGACGGCGCGCGGGTCCTCGTGCCGACGGGCGCGGTCGCTCGAGACGGGAGTGCGGGCTACGGTTCCTACGCGATCTCGAAGGCGACGGCGGAGGCGGTTGCCCGCGGGTTCGCCGCCGACACCGAGTACGTCGTCGGCTGTCTAGATCCGGGCATCGTCGCGACGGAACTCTCGGGCGGGACCGGCCGCGATCCGGCGTCGGTCGCGCCGATGTTCGTCTGGGCGGCGACCGAGGCCGCGCCGGAGACCGTCGACGGGGAGATCGTCGGGCTCCGAGAGTGGAAAGGGACGACGCGGTGA
- the cruF gene encoding bisanhydrobacterioruberin hydratase: protein MDSSEPTAPGSEADASSPRPGDAAFDDSIRGTVQRRLEALIRENRFTIAVVFPVVGAVTLVASAEELLPPALSYNPFLILFGTLVMRSPLVVALLPQIDRRAALPLSILVAYTYGIELLGVRTDWPYGAFEYGISLGPMLGGEVPLALPLFFVPLVLNAYLLTLLALGDRGARLVPRLLGAIAAVVAVDLVLDPAAVAIGFWSYVPPGGYYGVPLSNYRGWLLSGTVAVVLVEIAFDRRALVERVRACEFALDDLVSFVLLWGSINLLYGNWLATGVAGAFCLGLLRTDRYDLGMFRGT, encoded by the coding sequence ATGGATAGCAGCGAGCCGACCGCGCCGGGGTCAGAGGCCGACGCCTCGAGTCCGCGTCCCGGCGACGCGGCCTTCGACGATTCGATCCGGGGGACCGTCCAGCGCCGCCTCGAGGCGCTGATCCGAGAGAACCGGTTTACCATCGCGGTCGTCTTCCCGGTCGTCGGCGCGGTGACGCTGGTCGCCAGCGCCGAGGAACTGCTCCCGCCGGCGCTGTCGTACAACCCGTTCCTGATCCTGTTCGGGACGCTGGTGATGCGGTCGCCGCTGGTCGTCGCCCTGTTACCGCAGATCGACCGACGGGCGGCCTTGCCGCTGTCGATTCTGGTCGCCTACACTTACGGGATCGAACTGCTGGGCGTTCGGACTGACTGGCCCTACGGAGCCTTCGAGTACGGGATCAGCCTCGGACCGATGCTCGGCGGCGAGGTGCCGCTTGCCCTGCCGCTGTTTTTCGTCCCGCTGGTGTTGAACGCGTACCTGCTGACGCTGCTGGCGCTGGGCGACCGTGGGGCTCGGCTCGTTCCCCGACTGCTCGGCGCGATCGCCGCCGTGGTGGCGGTCGATCTGGTCCTCGATCCGGCGGCCGTCGCCATCGGCTTCTGGTCGTACGTCCCGCCCGGCGGCTACTACGGCGTCCCCCTCTCGAACTACCGGGGCTGGCTCCTCTCGGGGACGGTCGCCGTCGTCCTCGTGGAAATCGCCTTCGACCGACGAGCGCTCGTCGAACGCGTCCGAGCCTGCGAGTTCGCGCTGGACGACCTGGTGAGTTTCGTCCTCCTGTGGGGATCGATCAACCTCCTCTACGGAAACTGGCTCGCAACCGGGGTGGCCGGCGCGTTCTGTCTCGGCCTGCTCCGGACCGACCGCTACGACCTCGGGATGTTCCGGGGAACGTGA
- a CDS encoding bacterio-opsin activator domain-containing protein — translation MASERPLDGARLLVVAPTETRPEPLASVLDDGALDATAVSTAAAALERLETTPVDCLLTVQSLPDRSGLALLEAVRERAPDLPVVLAPVDGDESVASAAIAADVSAYVPLDGSADGPDEGLRPAIERALSAAADRRWRRDRARAFDAVFDDPETYGWLLAPDGTVRRANEPALGAIDATATDVRGRPFAELPWWESAVDGEAVLRDAIDAAASGEITHRELTCVRADGTTARDGSDAAGERADPDRERTFDVTVHPIRDESGTVVSLFARADDVTERARLERELRESEQLHRVTLNNMTDTVLITDDDGAFTYVCPNVHFVFGYSDDEIHEMGTIDELLGPDLFDRDELEAAGVLTNIECTATDRAGREHTLLVNVREVSIQGGTTLYSCRDVTTRKRREEALTALHRTTRKLLYAETDREIADIVVDDAADVLDLEATAAYLFDTDENVLRPAASSPAMERLHGPVRDHRATDDSVPGRVFVDGESRFFADVHESPLLSNPGTELRSVASVPLGDHGVFVAGSSEPDAFDDVARELTALLAATAEAALDRIGRERTLRERDRELERRNRQLTRLNGINEIIRDLDQALVGAETRDEIERAVCDRLTTADRFSFAWIGAADAGDDRLAVRADGGATEGRAYLDSVSLSLTEGTEPGVRTAADRAVTGVANVADGLREEPWRSEALACEFQSVVSVPLSYDDFTYGVLTVYADRSDAFDEMVRTVLAELGETIAAAIAAVERKRALLSNSSTRLEFAVGDETVLFTRLARRTDCTVSFDGGVRHREDGATVVVTVAGASPDDVAAAATDLVTVDGARVIGREGDADGADEDVGGAVLLDLSRPVLALQLADHGILLRGVEATPDDTRVVVDVPSTVDARGGADVVSTVFSAVELRSKRSVERTTPRDFHASLRDRLTDRQLEVVRLAYYGGYFESPRAQSGESIAETLDISPAAFYRHVRTVQRKLFEIVFDEIGLPANPSGRVE, via the coding sequence ATGGCTTCCGAACGGCCGCTCGACGGCGCTCGGCTCCTCGTCGTCGCGCCCACCGAAACGAGACCCGAGCCGCTGGCGAGCGTCCTCGACGACGGCGCGCTCGACGCGACCGCGGTGTCGACCGCCGCGGCGGCGCTCGAGCGCCTCGAAACGACACCCGTCGACTGTCTTTTGACCGTCCAGTCGCTCCCGGATCGGAGCGGCCTCGCCCTCCTCGAGGCGGTCAGGGAGCGCGCGCCCGACCTGCCGGTCGTCCTCGCGCCGGTCGACGGCGACGAGTCGGTCGCGAGCGCGGCGATCGCCGCGGACGTCTCGGCGTACGTCCCCCTCGACGGCTCCGCCGACGGACCGGACGAGGGCCTCCGACCGGCGATCGAACGGGCGCTGTCGGCCGCCGCCGATCGCCGGTGGCGGCGGGACCGCGCTCGAGCGTTCGACGCCGTCTTCGACGATCCGGAGACGTACGGCTGGCTGCTCGCGCCGGACGGGACCGTGCGGCGGGCCAACGAGCCCGCGCTCGGGGCGATCGACGCGACCGCGACCGACGTCCGCGGCCGCCCCTTCGCGGAACTCCCGTGGTGGGAGTCGGCCGTCGACGGGGAAGCGGTCCTCCGGGACGCGATCGACGCGGCCGCGAGCGGGGAGATCACACACCGAGAGCTGACGTGTGTCCGCGCCGACGGTACGACCGCTCGAGACGGGAGCGACGCGGCGGGAGAGAGGGCCGATCCCGACCGGGAGCGAACGTTCGACGTGACCGTCCACCCGATCCGTGACGAGTCCGGGACCGTCGTCTCGCTGTTCGCACGGGCGGACGACGTCACCGAGCGCGCCCGCCTCGAGCGGGAGTTACGCGAATCCGAGCAGTTACATCGCGTGACGCTCAACAACATGACCGACACGGTCCTCATCACCGACGACGACGGGGCGTTCACCTACGTCTGTCCGAACGTTCACTTCGTCTTCGGCTACTCCGACGACGAGATCCACGAGATGGGGACCATCGACGAACTGCTCGGACCGGACCTCTTCGACCGCGACGAACTCGAGGCGGCCGGCGTCCTGACCAACATCGAGTGTACCGCCACCGACAGGGCGGGCCGGGAACACACGCTGCTGGTCAACGTTCGCGAAGTCTCGATTCAGGGCGGGACGACACTCTACAGTTGCCGCGACGTGACGACGCGGAAACGCCGCGAGGAGGCGCTGACGGCGCTGCACCGAACCACCCGCAAGCTGCTGTACGCCGAGACGGACCGCGAGATCGCCGATATCGTCGTCGACGACGCGGCGGACGTCCTCGATCTCGAGGCCACCGCCGCGTACCTGTTCGACACGGACGAGAACGTCCTGCGGCCGGCCGCGTCCTCGCCGGCCATGGAGCGGTTACACGGGCCGGTCCGGGACCACCGGGCGACGGACGACAGCGTTCCCGGTCGCGTCTTCGTCGACGGCGAGAGCCGGTTCTTCGCGGACGTCCACGAGTCGCCGTTGCTCTCGAACCCGGGCACGGAACTGCGAAGCGTCGCGTCCGTTCCGCTCGGGGACCACGGCGTCTTCGTCGCGGGCTCGAGCGAGCCGGACGCCTTCGACGACGTCGCCCGCGAGTTGACGGCCCTGCTGGCCGCGACCGCCGAGGCCGCGCTCGATCGCATCGGGCGCGAGCGAACGTTGCGCGAACGCGACCGCGAACTCGAGCGGCGCAACCGCCAGCTCACCCGTCTGAACGGAATCAACGAGATCATCAGGGACCTCGATCAGGCGCTGGTCGGCGCGGAGACTCGCGACGAGATCGAACGCGCCGTCTGTGATCGACTCACGACCGCGGATCGATTTTCGTTCGCCTGGATCGGGGCGGCCGACGCCGGCGACGACCGACTCGCGGTCCGCGCCGACGGCGGCGCGACCGAGGGACGGGCGTATCTCGACAGCGTGTCGCTCTCGCTGACCGAGGGCACCGAACCCGGGGTCAGGACCGCGGCCGACCGGGCGGTAACCGGCGTCGCGAACGTCGCCGACGGGCTCCGCGAGGAACCGTGGCGGTCGGAAGCGCTCGCCTGTGAGTTCCAGTCCGTCGTGAGCGTCCCGCTGTCCTACGACGACTTCACGTACGGCGTCCTGACCGTCTACGCCGATCGGTCCGACGCGTTCGACGAGATGGTCCGGACCGTCCTCGCCGAACTCGGAGAGACGATCGCCGCCGCGATCGCCGCCGTCGAGCGCAAGCGCGCGCTCCTCTCGAACTCGAGTACGCGCCTCGAGTTCGCGGTGGGCGACGAGACGGTCCTCTTTACTCGCCTCGCCCGACGGACCGATTGCACCGTGTCGTTCGACGGCGGCGTTCGCCACCGCGAGGACGGCGCGACCGTCGTCGTGACGGTCGCGGGCGCGTCGCCCGACGACGTCGCCGCCGCGGCCACGGACCTCGTCACCGTCGATGGGGCGCGAGTCATCGGCCGCGAGGGCGACGCGGACGGCGCCGACGAGGACGTCGGCGGGGCGGTCCTGCTCGATCTCTCGCGACCGGTTCTCGCACTGCAACTCGCGGACCACGGGATACTGCTGCGCGGCGTGGAAGCGACCCCCGACGACACGCGCGTCGTCGTGGACGTCCCAAGTACCGTCGACGCGCGGGGCGGTGCCGACGTCGTCTCGACGGTGTTCTCCGCGGTCGAACTCCGGTCGAAGCGATCCGTCGAGCGGACGACCCCGCGTGACTTCCACGCGAGCCTCCGCGACCGGCTCACCGACCGCCAGCTCGAGGTCGTCCGGCTCGCGTACTACGGCGGCTACTTCGAGTCGCCGCGCGCGCAGTCCGGCGAATCGATCGCCGAGACGCTCGACATCTCGCCCGCAGCGTTTTACCGGCACGTGCGAACCGTCCAGCGGAAGCTCTTCGAGATCGTGTTCGACGAGATCGGGCTGCCGGCAAACCCATCGGGGAGGGTTGAATAG
- a CDS encoding phytoene desaturase family protein has protein sequence MESLAGESVVVIGGGIGGLSTACYLADAGADVRVIEKNEQLGGRASRLEKDGFRFDMGPSWYLMPDVFERFFANFGRTPGDYYDLEHLDPHYRIFFKDGDQVDITPDLERTKAIFEEYERGAGEALERYLEKSKENYEVGMEHFVYEDRPRLRDYLDLDVARQARGLSLLGSMQGHVEGYFDHPKLQQIMQYTLVFLGGSPTNTPALYNLMSHVDFNLGVWYPDGGIGAVIDGIVDLGRELGVEYETDRPATEIKGRTGGFEIETTSGPIPADLVVSNADYAHTEQELLTPERRGYDADYWEERTYAPSAFLLYLGVEGEVENLAHHTLVLPTDWQDHFDRIFEDPQWPDDPAYYLCVPSKTDDTVAPEGHSTLFALVPIAPGLEDTPETREEYRDRVLADIAANTGTDLRDRIVLEERFTVSDFANRYNSHDGTALGMAHTLRQTALFRPPHRSKEVDGLYFVGGDTTPGIGMPMCLISGELTAEAVLDDHGTAHTP, from the coding sequence ATGGAATCGCTGGCCGGTGAGTCGGTCGTCGTGATCGGGGGCGGGATCGGTGGGCTTTCGACGGCCTGTTACCTCGCCGATGCGGGTGCCGACGTACGCGTCATCGAAAAGAACGAACAGCTCGGCGGTCGGGCGAGTCGCCTCGAAAAAGACGGGTTCCGGTTCGATATGGGGCCCTCGTGGTATCTGATGCCCGACGTTTTCGAGCGGTTCTTCGCCAATTTCGGCCGGACGCCGGGCGACTACTACGACCTCGAACACCTCGACCCCCACTATCGGATTTTCTTCAAGGACGGCGATCAGGTGGACATCACGCCCGATCTCGAGCGGACGAAAGCCATCTTCGAGGAGTACGAACGGGGAGCGGGCGAGGCCCTCGAGCGCTATCTCGAGAAGTCGAAGGAGAACTACGAGGTCGGGATGGAACACTTCGTCTACGAGGACCGCCCGCGACTGCGGGACTACCTCGACCTCGACGTCGCTCGACAGGCTCGCGGCCTCTCCTTGCTGGGGTCGATGCAGGGCCACGTCGAGGGCTACTTCGACCATCCGAAGCTCCAGCAGATCATGCAGTACACGCTCGTCTTTTTGGGCGGCTCGCCGACGAACACGCCCGCGCTGTACAACCTGATGAGTCACGTCGATTTCAACCTCGGCGTCTGGTACCCCGACGGCGGGATCGGGGCGGTCATCGACGGAATCGTCGACCTCGGGCGGGAACTCGGCGTCGAGTACGAGACGGACCGTCCGGCGACGGAGATCAAGGGCCGCACGGGCGGATTCGAGATCGAGACCACCTCCGGACCGATCCCGGCGGATCTGGTCGTCAGCAACGCCGACTACGCCCACACGGAACAGGAACTGCTCACCCCCGAACGACGCGGCTACGACGCCGACTACTGGGAAGAGCGAACCTACGCGCCCTCCGCGTTCTTGCTCTATCTGGGCGTCGAGGGCGAGGTCGAGAACCTCGCACACCATACGCTCGTCCTGCCGACCGACTGGCAGGACCACTTCGATCGGATCTTCGAGGACCCCCAGTGGCCCGACGATCCCGCCTACTACCTCTGTGTGCCCTCCAAGACCGACGACACCGTCGCGCCCGAGGGCCACAGCACCCTCTTTGCCCTCGTTCCGATCGCGCCCGGTCTCGAGGACACCCCCGAAACCCGCGAGGAGTACCGCGACCGAGTCCTCGCGGACATCGCCGCGAACACGGGCACCGACCTCCGGGACCGGATCGTCCTCGAGGAGCGGTTCACCGTCTCCGACTTCGCGAACCGGTACAACAGCCACGACGGGACGGCGCTGGGGATGGCCCACACCCTCCGCCAGACGGCGCTCTTCCGGCCGCCCCACCGCTCGAAAGAAGTCGACGGACTCTACTTCGTCGGCGGCGATACTACGCCCGGAATCGGCATGCCCATGTGTCTCATCAGCGGCGAACTGACCGCCGAGGCGGTCCTCGACGATCACGGGACCGCACACACGCCGTGA
- a CDS encoding prenyltransferase — MTSEPTAAGETDLGEQLSYLLSLSRPRFWLYLAGPVVVGVAYAADAPAELFTPATVALFAYFLLPGNVFLYGINDLYDREIDAANPKKGAREVRYRGQRYVPAAVGLCAALPILLVPLVGTAAVPWLVAFLALGAAYSAPPARLKTTPLLDSVSNGLYVTPGIAAYATVAGTAPPLLAIVGGWLWAMGMHTFSAIPDIGPDRETGIRTTATVLGERRTYAYCGACWLAGAAAFGAIDVRMGALLLVYPALVAAIATASVAVDRAYWWFPAINTVVGAVLTMGGLWRLLYG; from the coding sequence ATGACTTCGGAACCGACCGCGGCGGGCGAGACCGATCTCGGCGAACAGCTGTCGTACCTGCTGTCGCTCTCGCGGCCGCGGTTCTGGCTCTATCTCGCGGGACCGGTCGTCGTCGGCGTCGCCTACGCCGCCGACGCGCCCGCCGAATTGTTCACGCCGGCCACGGTCGCGCTGTTTGCCTACTTCCTCCTGCCGGGGAACGTCTTCCTCTACGGCATCAACGACCTCTACGACCGGGAGATCGACGCCGCGAACCCGAAAAAGGGAGCGCGTGAGGTGCGGTATCGCGGCCAGCGATACGTCCCGGCGGCTGTCGGCCTCTGTGCGGCGCTGCCGATCCTGCTCGTCCCGCTGGTCGGGACGGCCGCGGTGCCGTGGCTCGTGGCTTTCCTCGCTCTCGGGGCGGCCTACAGCGCCCCGCCGGCACGGCTCAAGACGACGCCGTTGCTCGATTCCGTCTCGAACGGGCTCTACGTCACGCCCGGGATCGCCGCGTACGCGACCGTCGCCGGGACGGCACCGCCGCTCCTCGCGATCGTCGGCGGCTGGCTCTGGGCCATGGGGATGCACACCTTCTCCGCGATCCCCGACATCGGGCCCGACCGCGAGACGGGCATTCGCACGACAGCGACGGTCCTCGGCGAACGGCGAACCTACGCCTACTGCGGCGCGTGCTGGCTCGCCGGCGCGGCCGCCTTCGGCGCGATCGACGTTCGGATGGGGGCCCTCCTGCTCGTCTATCCCGCGCTCGTGGCCGCCATCGCGACCGCGAGCGTCGCCGTCGACCGCGCGTACTGGTGGTTCCCGGCGATCAACACCGTCGTCGGGGCCGTGCTGACGATGGGCGGGCTCTGGAGGCTGCTGTATGGATAG
- a CDS encoding DUF2196 domain-containing protein, whose product MSGERPTAEELRQGMTVEIVQDDADPQSEDTKPIVGEVGTIYGDDPDGPHVKLKSGIVGHVRSIAPDR is encoded by the coding sequence ATGTCGGGTGAACGACCGACGGCCGAGGAACTACGGCAGGGGATGACCGTCGAGATCGTCCAGGACGACGCGGACCCGCAGTCCGAGGACACGAAACCGATCGTCGGCGAAGTCGGGACGATCTACGGCGACGATCCGGACGGCCCGCACGTGAAACTGAAAAGCGGTATCGTCGGGCACGTCCGGTCGATCGCGCCCGACCGGTAG
- a CDS encoding bacterio-opsin activator domain-containing protein, whose amino-acid sequence MGTRNELAASALEDLPITVALIDEDGEILLTNRSWREFGPADGPADHVGVDYLANAATADDEHARRAVAGIEAVLAGDRDAFSMEYPCHSPDQKRWFLMRVTRFSHGGRRLASLVHLEITDRKLAEIAAEENAEQVRAKREDIEHVLERVDGLVSEITDAAVGAETRAALERDVCTRLTDTDPYVLAWTGRVDVTRRRLSPREWASRDDVPLEDDELVLESDESHPAVRTFVDREPQVIDDIDAFDDADRWWPVGASERFRSVAALPLAYGDVTYGVLVVFADEPGVFDERESLVLESLAGTVATAMNALEARRMLTSEAVVSIEVAVEDPSLFVTSLSERLDATISYRGLTYDADETPRLILHADREFDEETTLLPDADARDLSVLSENDGGILLEVTAGDGPVTALNEHGAVVQGLSVSDGVADLAVELPDSRSARSAYDLLERRYDRVELISYHEREEPSQRPHDVSARLESSLTDRQLLALRKAYHANYFEWPRDISGEELADSMDISRSTFHQHLRTAQRKVLEELFD is encoded by the coding sequence ATGGGCACTCGGAACGAACTCGCTGCGTCGGCGCTCGAGGACCTTCCGATCACCGTCGCACTCATCGACGAGGACGGAGAGATTCTGTTGACCAATCGTTCGTGGCGCGAGTTCGGTCCCGCGGACGGCCCCGCGGACCACGTCGGCGTCGACTACCTCGCGAACGCCGCGACGGCCGATGACGAACACGCCCGGCGGGCGGTCGCGGGGATCGAGGCCGTCCTCGCGGGCGACCGGGACGCGTTTTCGATGGAGTACCCGTGTCACTCGCCCGACCAGAAGCGCTGGTTCCTGATGCGCGTCACCCGGTTTTCACACGGGGGCCGGCGACTGGCCTCGCTGGTCCACCTCGAGATCACCGATCGGAAACTGGCCGAGATCGCCGCCGAGGAGAACGCCGAGCAGGTACGCGCGAAACGGGAAGACATCGAACACGTCCTCGAGCGAGTCGACGGACTGGTCAGCGAGATCACCGACGCGGCGGTCGGCGCGGAGACCCGGGCGGCCCTCGAGCGCGACGTCTGTACGCGACTGACCGACACCGATCCGTACGTCCTCGCATGGACCGGCCGGGTCGACGTCACGAGACGGCGGCTCTCGCCTCGCGAGTGGGCCAGTCGTGACGACGTCCCGCTCGAGGACGACGAACTCGTCCTCGAGAGCGACGAGTCCCACCCCGCGGTCCGGACGTTCGTCGACCGGGAGCCGCAGGTGATCGACGATATCGACGCGTTCGACGACGCCGACCGCTGGTGGCCCGTGGGGGCCAGCGAGCGGTTCCGGTCGGTCGCCGCGTTGCCGCTGGCCTACGGCGACGTGACCTACGGCGTCCTCGTGGTGTTCGCCGACGAACCCGGCGTCTTCGACGAGCGGGAATCGCTGGTTCTCGAGTCGCTCGCCGGGACGGTCGCGACCGCGATGAACGCCCTCGAGGCCAGACGGATGCTCACGAGCGAGGCCGTCGTCTCGATCGAGGTCGCCGTCGAGGACCCGTCGCTGTTCGTCACGTCGCTGTCCGAGCGCCTCGACGCGACGATCAGCTACCGCGGGTTGACCTACGACGCCGACGAGACGCCGCGGTTGATCCTCCACGCCGATCGCGAGTTCGACGAGGAGACGACCCTCCTACCGGACGCGGACGCCCGTGACCTCTCGGTCCTCTCGGAGAACGACGGCGGGATCCTCCTCGAGGTCACAGCCGGGGACGGGCCGGTGACGGCGCTGAACGAACACGGTGCGGTGGTTCAGGGACTGTCGGTCAGCGACGGCGTCGCCGACCTCGCCGTCGAGTTGCCCGACAGCCGGTCCGCTCGCTCCGCGTACGACCTCCTCGAGCGTCGGTACGACCGGGTCGAACTGATCAGCTACCACGAACGGGAAGAGCCGAGCCAACGGCCACACGACGTCTCGGCGCGGCTCGAGTCGTCGCTGACCGACCGACAGTTGCTGGCGTTGCGAAAGGCCTACCACGCGAATTACTTCGAGTGGCCTCGCGACATCTCCGGCGAGGAACTGGCCGACTCGATGGACATCTCCCGGTCGACGTTCCACCAGCACCTCCGGACCGCCCAGCGGAAGGTCCTCGAGGAACTGTTCGACTGA
- the msrB gene encoding peptide-methionine (R)-S-oxide reductase MsrB, with protein MSNEPADTPSADEEWRERLTDEEYRILREAGTEPAFSGEYVDHKEDGTYACAGCGAELFDSETKFESGCGWPSFYDTDSDRVETRLDTSHGMRRTEVLCANCGGHLGHVFDDGPEPTGKRYCINSVALEFDDE; from the coding sequence ATGAGCAACGAACCAGCGGACACCCCGTCGGCCGACGAGGAGTGGCGCGAGCGGCTGACCGACGAGGAGTACCGGATCCTCCGAGAAGCGGGAACCGAGCCGGCGTTCAGCGGCGAGTACGTCGACCACAAGGAGGACGGCACCTACGCCTGTGCCGGCTGCGGTGCCGAACTGTTCGACTCCGAGACGAAGTTCGAGTCCGGCTGCGGCTGGCCCAGCTTCTACGACACCGACAGCGACCGGGTCGAAACCCGCCTCGATACGAGTCACGGGATGCGACGGACGGAAGTGCTGTGTGCGAACTGCGGCGGCCACCTGGGTCACGTCTTCGACGACGGTCCCGAACCGACCGGGAAGCGATACTGCATCAACTCCGTCGCGCTCGAGTTCGACGACGAGTGA
- a CDS encoding phytoene/squalene synthase family protein has product MQQEHIDAGKAIQKRTGKTFYLATRFLPERVRHATHVLYAFFRIADEVVDDAAGVDPAQQRARLEDLRAQALGERDSGDPVLEAFVELRERYDISDREVDVFIDAMATDIDTHRYETYAELESYMRGSAAAVGVMMTAIMEPEAEETAIPHAVKLGEAFQMTNFLRDVREDVVERDRIYIPQETLREHGVDPAQIERLEHSESFAAAMAAELKRTEELYREGVAGIRYLPEDCQLPVLLAAVLYAEHHSLIRAQEYDVLSAEPSLSTTRKLWCLAKTRWHWHWNRDPEAVFQRVSAVPAGEPSRHGPEHGDGVPTR; this is encoded by the coding sequence ATGCAACAGGAACACATCGACGCAGGCAAGGCGATACAGAAGCGGACCGGGAAGACGTTCTATCTCGCGACGCGGTTTCTCCCCGAGCGAGTGCGACACGCCACGCACGTCCTCTACGCGTTCTTTCGAATCGCCGACGAGGTCGTCGACGACGCCGCGGGCGTCGACCCGGCCCAACAGCGCGCACGACTCGAGGACCTCCGGGCACAGGCACTGGGAGAACGGGACTCCGGCGATCCGGTCCTCGAGGCGTTCGTCGAGCTTCGGGAGCGATACGACATCAGCGACCGCGAGGTCGACGTCTTCATCGACGCGATGGCGACGGACATCGACACCCACCGGTACGAGACCTACGCGGAACTGGAGTCGTACATGCGCGGGTCGGCGGCGGCGGTCGGCGTGATGATGACCGCCATTATGGAGCCCGAGGCCGAGGAGACGGCGATTCCTCACGCGGTGAAACTCGGTGAGGCGTTCCAAATGACGAACTTCCTGCGGGACGTTCGGGAAGACGTCGTCGAACGGGATCGGATCTACATCCCACAGGAGACGCTCCGGGAACACGGCGTCGATCCGGCCCAGATCGAACGCCTCGAACACTCCGAGTCGTTCGCGGCGGCGATGGCGGCCGAACTCAAGCGAACCGAGGAACTCTATCGCGAGGGGGTCGCCGGCATCCGGTATCTCCCCGAGGACTGTCAGCTACCCGTGTTGCTGGCGGCGGTCCTCTATGCGGAACACCACTCGCTCATCCGGGCCCAGGAGTACGACGTCCTCTCCGCAGAGCCGTCGCTGTCGACGACCCGGAAGCTGTGGTGTCTCGCGAAGACGCGCTGGCACTGGCACTGGAACCGGGATCCGGAAGCGGTGTTCCAGCGAGTGTCGGCGGTGCCGGCCGGCGAGCCCAGCCGTCACGGACCCGAACACGGCGACGGCGTCCCGACGCGGTAG